The Thermoanaerobaculia bacterium genome contains the following window.
CGCGATCGCCTCGGCGCGGTCCTTCCCGCGGACGATCAGCTTGGCGATCATCGAGTCGTAGTGCGGCGGAATCACGTACCCCTGGTACGCGGCGGTGTCCACGCGCACCCCGGTGCCGCCGGGCGGGTGGAAAACGGTGAGCCGTCCCGGCGAGGGCGTGAACTTCTCCGGGTCCTCGGCGTTGATCCGGAACTCGATCGCGTGCCCGCGGGCGCGGATCTCCTTGTCCCCGAAGGAAAGAGGCTCGCCCGCCGCCACGGAGATCTGCTCCTTGACCAGGTCGAAGCCGGTCACCTCCTCCGTCACCGGATGCTCGACCTGGATGCGGGTGTTCGCCTCCATGAAATAGAACTTCCCTTCGGCGTCGAGGAGGAACTCGATCGTCCCGGCTCCCGTGTAGGCGACCGCCTTCGCCGCCCGGATCGCCGCCTCCCCCATGCGGGCGCGCAACGATTCGTCGACCACGGGCGACGGCGATTCCTCGAGGAGCTTCTGGTGGCGACGCTGGATCGAGCACTCGCGCTCGCCCAGGTGCACGACCCTTCCGAAACGGTCGCCGAAGATCTGGAACTCGATGTGCCGCGGGGCGACGAGGTACTTCTCCAGGTAGATCTCGGCGTTGCCGAACGCCTTCTCCGCCTCGCCGCGGGCGATCTCGTAGAACGACGCGAGGTCGCGCTCGTTGTTGGCCACCCGCATGCCGCGGCCTCCCCCGCCGGCGGACGCCTTCAGGATCACGGGATAGCCGATCTTGCGGGCGACCTCCACGGCCTCGTCGAGCGTCTCGAGCGCTCCGGAGGAGCCGGGAAGGGTCG
Protein-coding sequences here:
- the accC gene encoding acetyl-CoA carboxylase biotin carboxylase subunit, whose amino-acid sequence is MFKKILVANRGEIALRVISACRELGIRTVAVYSEADREALHVRYADEDVCIGPYPPSASYLNVASIVSAAEITEADAIHPGYGFLSENSRFAEILADCRIAFIGPSPEAIRTMGDKALARKTMAKAGVPTLPGSSGALETLDEAVEVARKIGYPVILKASAGGGGRGMRVANNERDLASFYEIARGEAEKAFGNAEIYLEKYLVAPRHIEFQIFGDRFGRVVHLGERECSIQRRHQKLLEESPSPVVDESLRARMGEAAIRAAKAVAYTGAGTIEFLLDAEGKFYFMEANTRIQVEHPVTEEVTGFDLVKEQISVAAGEPLSFGDKEIRARGHAIEFRINAEDPEKFTPSPGRLTVFHPPGGTGVRVDTAAYQGYVIPPHYDSMIAKLIVRGKDRAEAIARGRRALDFFVIEGVKTTIPVHRRILDEKDFQEGRLSTHFMDRFAPSPRK